A genomic window from Brassica oleracea var. oleracea cultivar TO1000 chromosome C8, BOL, whole genome shotgun sequence includes:
- the LOC106312534 gene encoding polyadenylate-binding protein RBP45B isoform X2 has protein sequence MMQHPPPGGLLPHHVPPPSAQQHYGYQQPPPYAMPGAAPPQMWNPQAAPPSQPMTADEIRTLWIGDLQFWMDENFLYSCFAHTGEVLSVKVIRNKQTSQVEGYGFIEFVSHAAAERALQTYNNTPIPGLPDHLFRLNWASLGSGDKRDDSPDYTIFVGDLAADVTDYVLLETFKASYPSVKGAKVVIDRATGRTKGYGFVRFSDESEQIRAMSEMNGVPCSSRPMRIGPAASKKDSYQSAASGVPTDNDPNNTTVFVGGLDPTITDDHLKNVFSQYGEIVHVKIPAGKRCGFVQFSEKSCAEEAIRMLNGTQLGGTTVRLSWGRSPSSKQAADPSQYYYGGYGQGQEHYGYSMPQDPNAYYGGYPGGYQQPPQVGQQPPQQQQVGFSY, from the exons ATGATGCAGCACCCACCACCCGGAGGTCTCCTTCCGCACCACGTTCCTCCTCCGTCTGCTCAACAGCACTACGGTTACCAGCAACCGCCTCCTTACGCCATGCCTGGAGCTGCTCCACCACAGATGTGGAATCCACAAGCGGCCCCACCAAGCCAGCCTATGACCGCCGACGAGATCCGTACTCTTTGGATCGGTGACTTACAGTTCTGGATGGATGAGAATTTCCTCTACAGTTGTTTTGCTCACACCGGAGAG GTTCTTTCTGTTAAAGTAATCCGGAACAAGCAAACCTCTCAAGTTGAAGGCTACGGTTTCATCGAGTTTGTATCTCACGCTGCTGCTGAACGAGCTTTGCAAACATACAACAACACTCCCATCCCTGGCCTTCCTGACCACCTCTTCAGATTAAACTGGGCCTCGTTGGGCTCAGGAGACAAACGTGACGACTCGCCTGATTACACTATCTTCGTTGGTGATCTCGCCGCTGATGTTACGGACTACGTCTTGCTAGAGACGTTCAAAGCCTCGTATCCTTCGGTTAAAGGTGCGAAGGTTGTTATCGACAGAGCCACTGGGCGTACGAAGGGATACGGTTTCGTTAGGTTTTCTGATGAGAGTGAGCAGATTCGTGCCATGAGCGAGATGAACGGTGTTCCTTGTTCGAGTAGGCCTATGAGGATTGGGCCAGCTGCTAGTAAAAAAG ATTCATACCAGAGTGCTGCTTCAGGGGTTCCAACTGATAATGATCCAAATAACACCACT GTTTTTGTTGGTGGATTAGATCCCACTATCACGGATGATCATCTGAAGAATGTCTTTAGCCAATATGGCGAGATAGTTCATGTGAAAATACCTGCCGGAAAGCGCTGTGGATTCGTTCAGTTTTCTGAGAA AAGCTGCGCAGAGGAAGCAATTCGAATGTTGAATGGAACGCAGTTGGGAGGAACAACCGTTAGGCTATCATGGGGACGAAGTCCTTCATCTAAACAG GCGGCTGATCCGAGTCAGTACTATTACGGTGGATATGGACAAGGTCAGGAGCATTATGGGTACTCCATGCCGCAAGATCCTAATGCGTACTACGGAGGCTACCCTGGTGGGTATCAGCAGCCACCACAGGTGGGGCAGCAACCGCCACAGCAGCAACAAGTGGGGTTCAGCTACTAG
- the LOC106312534 gene encoding polyadenylate-binding protein RBP45B isoform X1: protein MMQHPPPGGLLPHHVPPPSAQQHYGYQQPPPYAMPGAAPPQMWNPQAAPPSQPMTADEIRTLWIGDLQFWMDENFLYSCFAHTGEVLSVKVIRNKQTSQVEGYGFIEFVSHAAAERALQTYNNTPIPGLPDHLFRLNWASLGSGDKRDDSPDYTIFVGDLAADVTDYVLLETFKASYPSVKGAKVVIDRATGRTKGYGFVRFSDESEQIRAMSEMNGVPCSSRPMRIGPAASKKGVSGQRDSYQSAASGVPTDNDPNNTTVFVGGLDPTITDDHLKNVFSQYGEIVHVKIPAGKRCGFVQFSEKSCAEEAIRMLNGTQLGGTTVRLSWGRSPSSKQAADPSQYYYGGYGQGQEHYGYSMPQDPNAYYGGYPGGYQQPPQVGQQPPQQQQVGFSY, encoded by the exons ATGATGCAGCACCCACCACCCGGAGGTCTCCTTCCGCACCACGTTCCTCCTCCGTCTGCTCAACAGCACTACGGTTACCAGCAACCGCCTCCTTACGCCATGCCTGGAGCTGCTCCACCACAGATGTGGAATCCACAAGCGGCCCCACCAAGCCAGCCTATGACCGCCGACGAGATCCGTACTCTTTGGATCGGTGACTTACAGTTCTGGATGGATGAGAATTTCCTCTACAGTTGTTTTGCTCACACCGGAGAG GTTCTTTCTGTTAAAGTAATCCGGAACAAGCAAACCTCTCAAGTTGAAGGCTACGGTTTCATCGAGTTTGTATCTCACGCTGCTGCTGAACGAGCTTTGCAAACATACAACAACACTCCCATCCCTGGCCTTCCTGACCACCTCTTCAGATTAAACTGGGCCTCGTTGGGCTCAGGAGACAAACGTGACGACTCGCCTGATTACACTATCTTCGTTGGTGATCTCGCCGCTGATGTTACGGACTACGTCTTGCTAGAGACGTTCAAAGCCTCGTATCCTTCGGTTAAAGGTGCGAAGGTTGTTATCGACAGAGCCACTGGGCGTACGAAGGGATACGGTTTCGTTAGGTTTTCTGATGAGAGTGAGCAGATTCGTGCCATGAGCGAGATGAACGGTGTTCCTTGTTCGAGTAGGCCTATGAGGATTGGGCCAGCTGCTAGTAAAAAAGGTGTGTCTGGTCAAAGAG ATTCATACCAGAGTGCTGCTTCAGGGGTTCCAACTGATAATGATCCAAATAACACCACT GTTTTTGTTGGTGGATTAGATCCCACTATCACGGATGATCATCTGAAGAATGTCTTTAGCCAATATGGCGAGATAGTTCATGTGAAAATACCTGCCGGAAAGCGCTGTGGATTCGTTCAGTTTTCTGAGAA AAGCTGCGCAGAGGAAGCAATTCGAATGTTGAATGGAACGCAGTTGGGAGGAACAACCGTTAGGCTATCATGGGGACGAAGTCCTTCATCTAAACAG GCGGCTGATCCGAGTCAGTACTATTACGGTGGATATGGACAAGGTCAGGAGCATTATGGGTACTCCATGCCGCAAGATCCTAATGCGTACTACGGAGGCTACCCTGGTGGGTATCAGCAGCCACCACAGGTGGGGCAGCAACCGCCACAGCAGCAACAAGTGGGGTTCAGCTACTAG
- the LOC106309360 gene encoding putative F-box/LRR-repeat/kelch-repeat protein At1g11620, whose amino-acid sequence MELSFDLVEEILSWVPSKSLKRFRCTCKQWETLISEPRFINKHLFNMRGREKQFTVFNDVTLASHSSGSTVSCVGIEFDELNEPRLNMHAFEPLQSSSLLVMNMYHCDGLLLYVMRSKLLVLNPLLKQGRWIKYGKMDHSLDAYGLGYVSSNRPPCDNDYKMVRFRCGKSKDSSIKVYKLKSDYWKVVDNNFDGFLEWPESSVCLRGTPYWIGYVKGKTCKTIESFDFSKERFETLFLPPSAIGSSKLENSLSLGVFRGDKLSLLHESRVTGKIYLWVMKKHWSKLMTVSIPESSMFPKYPSYFVENNGKLVISIRGITYIKVYIADKDDDQCQNVENLSMDLLITGSGCYYVPSLLPVPGFDEAKRRLGFVLKKDFSI is encoded by the coding sequence ATGGAACTTTCGTTTGATTTGGTGGAGGAGATACTCTCGTGGGTTCCATCTAAATCTCTTAAACGATTCAGATGCACTTGCAAGCAGTGGGAAACCCTAATCTCTGAGCCGAGATTCATCAACAAGCACTTGTTTAACATGCGTGGCCGTGAGAAACAATTCACAGTCTTCAACGACGTTACCCTAGCTTCTCATTCATCGGGTTCAACAGTTTCTTGTGTAGGCATAGAATTTGACGAACTCAACGAACCCCGTTTGAATATGCATGCTTTTGAACCTCTTCAATCTTCGAGTTTATTGGTGATGAACATGTATCATTGTGATGGTCTATTGCTATATGTCATGAGAAGCAAGCTATTGGTTTTGAATCCGTTGTTGAAACAAGGAAGATGGATCAAATATGGCAAGATGGACCATTCTTTAGATGCTTATGGTCTTGGATACGTTAGTAGTAACCGACCACCATGTGATAATGATTATAAGATGGTTAGGTTTCGTTGTGGCAAGTCTAAAGATTCAAGTATCAAAGTATACAAATTAAAATCTGATTATTGGAAGGTTGTTGATAACAACTTTGATGGGTTCTTAGAATGGCCAGAGTCAAGCGTTTGTTTGAGAGGAACACCTTATTGGATAGGTTATGTAAAAGGTAAAACATGCAAGACAATAGAGAGTTTTGATTTCTCTAAAGAGAGATTTGAGACCTTGTTTCTCCCTCCTTCAGCCATTGGATCATCTAAGTTGGAAAACTCTCTTTCCTTGGGAGTTTTCAGAGGAGATAAACTTTCTTTGTTACATGAATCCCGCGTAACGGGTAAGATATATTTATGGGTGATGAAGAAGCATTGGAGTAAGCTTATGACAGTTTCAATACCTGAATCATCGATGTTTCCTAAATATCCAAGTTACTTCGTTGAGAATAACGGTAAGCTTGTGATATCTATTCGTGGCATAACGTATATTAAAGTTTACATTGCGGACAAGGATGATGATCAGTGCCAAAACGTTGAAAATCTATCTATGGATCTTTTAATTACTGGTTCTGGTTGCTACTATGTTCCGAGCTTACTTCCGGTTCCAGGTTTTGACGAGGCAAAAAGAAGGTTAGGTTTTGTTTTAAAGAAAGATTTCTCAATATGA
- the LOC106307830 gene encoding cytochrome P450 77A3 gives MDLTDVIIFLFALYFLNLWWRRYSSSRSSQCRMNIPPGPKGLPLVGNLLQVIFQGRHFVFIMRDLRKKYGPIFTMQMGQRTMIIVTDEKLIHEALVQRGPTFASRPPDSPIRLIFSVGKCAINSAEYGSLWRTLRRNFVTELVTPTRVKQCSWIRTWAMENHMKRIQTDSVEKGFVEVMSQCRLTICSILICLCFGAKISEQKIKNIENVLKDVMLITSPKLPDFLPVFTPLFRRQVREARELRKTQLECLVPLIKNRRAFVDAKESANEEMVSPIGAAYVDSLFSLKAVERCGELRDEEIVTLCSEIVSAGTDTSATTLEWALLHLVTDQNIQEKLYEEVVGVVGENGVVEEDDVAKMPYLEAIVKETLRRHPPGHFLLSHAAVKDTELGGYDIPAGAYVEFYTAWVTENPEIWSDPGKFRPERFLAGGDGVNADWTGTRGVTMLPFGAGRRICPAWSLGILHINLMLARMVHSFKWIPLPDSPPDPTETYAFTVVMKNSLKARIQSRT, from the coding sequence ATGGATCTTACTGATGTTATCATTTTCTTGTTTGCTCTCTATTTTCTCAACCTATGGTGGCGCCGCTACTCCTCCTCCCGAAGCAGCCAATGTCGCATGAACATCCCGCCGGGACCAAAAGGTTTGCCACTAGTCGGAAACCTACTCCAAGTCATATTCCAAGGTCGACATTTCGTCTTCATAATGCGTGACTTACGTAAAAAGTACGGTCCAATATTCACCATGCAAATGGGACAACGTACGATGATTATTGTCACGGACGAGAAACTCATCCACGAAGCTCTAGTCCAACGCGGCCCTACGTTCGCTTCCCGCCCACCGGACTCGCCGATCCGCCTCATTTTTAGCGTCGGAAAATGCGCTATCAACTCGGCTGAGTACGGATCTTTGTGGCGGACTCTGAGGAGGAACTTTGTGACAGAGCTTGTGACCCCGACGAGAGTTAAGCAGTGCTCGTGGATAAGGACGTGGGCTATGGAAAATCATATGAAGAGGATTCAAACGGATAGTGTTGAGAAAGGTTTCGTCGAGGTTATGAGTCAGTGTAGGCTAACGATCTGTAGCATCTTGATATGTCTTTGTTTCGGAGCCAAGATCAGCGAGCAAAAGATCAAGAACATAGAGAATGTTCTTAAGGACGTCATGCTTATAACTTCTCCGAAGTTACCAGACTTTTTACCGGTTTTCACTCCGTTATTTCGGCGTCAGGTTAGAGAAGCGAGAGAGCTAAGGAAGACGCAGCTCGAGTGTCTCGTGCCATTGATAAAAAACCGTCGTGCCTTTGTTGACGCTAAGGAGAGTGCTAACGAAGAGATGGTGAGTCCCATTGGTGCAGCTTATGTGGATTCTTTGTTTAGTTTGAAGGCGGTGGAGAGATGCGGTGAGCTAAGAGATGAAGAGATAGTGACTTTGTGTTCGGAGATTGTCTCGGCCGGTACGGACACAAGTGCAACTACGCTTGAATGGGCGTTACTTCATCTAGTGACCGACCAAAACATTCAAGAAAAGCTGTACGAGGAAGTTGTTGGAGTTGTTGGCGAAAACGGCGTCGTTGAAGAGGACGACGTGGCGAAGATGCCTTACTTGGAGGCAATAGTGAAAGAGACTCTCCGTAGACATCCTCCGGGACATTTTCTTCTCTCTCACGCCGCCGTGAAAGATACGGAGCTTGGCGGGTATGATATTCCGGCAGGGGCTTATGTGGAGTTTTACACTGCTTGGGTTACAGAGAACCCGGAGATATGGTCGGATCCGGGTAAGTTTCGACCCGAGAGGTTTTTAGCCGGTGGAGATGGTGTTAATGCTGACTGGACCGGGACACGTGGTGTAACAATGTTGCCTTTTGGTGCGGGTCGTCGGATCTGTCCGGCTTGGTCATTGGGGATTCTACACATTAACTTGATGCTTGCTAGGATGGTCCATTCGTTTAAATGGATCCCGCTTCCGGATTCTCCACCCGACCCAACCGAGACTTACGCGTTTACCGTCGTGATGAAGAATTCTCTCAAAGCTCGGATCCAGTCAAGGACTTGA